One window of Candidatus Dadabacteria bacterium genomic DNA carries:
- a CDS encoding methyltransferase domain-containing protein, giving the protein MNEKRIGVDYSELHQLDSPANRLIRESIWGIEDDIGQQSFITPRYLDQLIPRFCIEKTTHVLDVGSGAGGPAIYIADRTGCRVSGIEINEVGVDVSGKLAKNSGLEEQTEFYLGDAMEMPFTENTFDLAISLNVMNVFSDKTGLFREVLRVLKPSGTWAFLSGTFEISGDEETKEKMARGYLIPQYYDSLQSYREKLESAGFRIEEITEYVADFRVQVKNWGDAYKKHSAVIAEEQGEENTRYHIEYFDTYLGLVDEGRASNHLVICSKPE; this is encoded by the coding sequence ATGAACGAAAAACGGATAGGGGTAGATTATTCCGAGCTTCACCAGCTCGACAGTCCCGCAAACAGGCTCATAAGAGAATCCATATGGGGAATAGAGGATGACATAGGACAGCAGTCGTTCATTACTCCCCGTTATCTTGATCAGTTGATCCCCAGGTTCTGCATAGAGAAAACAACGCATGTTCTTGACGTGGGAAGCGGAGCGGGCGGTCCCGCGATATACATAGCCGACAGGACCGGATGCAGGGTATCCGGAATAGAAATTAACGAAGTGGGAGTCGACGTATCAGGAAAACTCGCGAAAAACTCCGGGCTTGAGGAACAAACGGAATTTTATCTGGGCGACGCGATGGAAATGCCGTTTACAGAAAACACATTTGACTTGGCAATAAGTCTTAACGTGATGAACGTGTTTTCTGACAAGACGGGTCTTTTCAGGGAAGTTCTCAGGGTGCTTAAGCCTTCCGGAACGTGGGCGTTTCTAAGCGGCACCTTCGAGATATCCGGTGACGAGGAAACAAAAGAGAAGATGGCCAGGGGCTATCTTATCCCGCAATATTACGACTCGCTTCAAAGTTACAGGGAAAAGCTTGAATCGGCCGGATTTCGTATCGAGGAAATAACCGAGTACGTGGCGGATTTCCGGGTTCAGGTTAAAAACTGGGGAGACGCTTACAAAAAGCATTCCGCCGTGATTGCCGAAGAGCAGGGCGAGGAAAACACCCGCTATCACATTGAG
- a CDS encoding porin produces MNYFIKRVLMICLLASGMLAVPLSAFAGGGEAEEPMAEEAMAGEALVKDTDVSIYGRFWPRLTYENSDGSSTDITDALSRVGIKATTQITESLSAVLHGEWDVDIEQNGNFGDARQAYVGIKSEDLGMVAIGKQWDPYFNTVAEVTDIFYHRGSPFGYDHEGPFRSTNLVTYSHSIAGLKVNAGMQVDGEVENDAYYASDASASNADSVDAASIGAGFSSGPIYIGASYLRQNRDDDNVERNFFGVGGSLNVIENLYLAVTYQYITDNYDDGTEMNPFTLDVASAYTMGSVKLLAGFFMSDPDDGSERMIYNVTLIKEVHPALDVFAEWVLADEDEGDDVNTLSLGFRYDFDVQIF; encoded by the coding sequence ATGAATTACTTTATCAAAAGGGTTTTAATGATTTGTCTGCTGGCATCCGGCATGTTGGCAGTACCGCTTTCAGCATTTGCAGGCGGGGGAGAGGCCGAGGAACCGATGGCCGAAGAAGCAATGGCTGGGGAAGCACTGGTTAAGGATACCGATGTTTCAATCTACGGCAGATTCTGGCCAAGGCTTACCTATGAAAACAGTGACGGGAGCTCAACCGACATCACCGACGCGCTTTCACGAGTCGGTATCAAAGCCACCACGCAGATAACCGAAAGTCTGTCCGCAGTGTTGCACGGAGAGTGGGATGTTGATATTGAGCAAAACGGCAATTTCGGCGACGCGCGCCAGGCTTACGTGGGTATTAAAAGCGAGGATCTGGGGATGGTAGCTATCGGTAAGCAGTGGGATCCCTATTTTAACACTGTAGCCGAAGTAACCGACATTTTTTACCATCGCGGAAGCCCCTTCGGATATGATCATGAGGGTCCTTTCCGGAGCACCAACTTGGTAACATACTCACACAGTATTGCGGGTTTAAAGGTAAACGCGGGTATGCAGGTAGATGGTGAGGTCGAGAACGATGCTTACTATGCCTCCGATGCCTCCGCCTCTAATGCCGACAGCGTTGACGCGGCTTCGATCGGCGCGGGCTTCAGTTCCGGCCCGATCTACATCGGCGCATCTTACTTGCGGCAGAACAGGGACGACGACAACGTTGAGAGAAATTTCTTCGGTGTCGGCGGCAGTCTGAATGTAATCGAGAATCTGTACCTCGCCGTTACTTACCAGTACATAACGGACAATTACGATGACGGCACTGAAATGAACCCCTTTACTCTCGACGTAGCCTCCGCCTACACTATGGGTAGCGTTAAATTGCTCGCGGGCTTTTTCATGTCTGATCCAGACGACGGAAGCGAAAGGATGATCTATAACGTTACTTTGATTAAAGAAGTACATCCCGCCTTAGATGTCTTTGCCGAATGGGTATTAGCTGACGAAGATGAGGGCGATGACGTAAATACTTTAAGCCTCGGTTTCCGTTATGACTTTGACGTTCAGATATTCTAG